The Candidatus Limnocylindrales bacterium genome includes the window AACAACTCCGATAACTGCCTGCTGAAGAGCGCCTGCTTCAAGTTACACGATATCTCTGGGTAGATTGGGCATAAGTAGATAGTATTCCACTCTTATAAGATTTGCCCAGGAAGGTCAACTTTATTTTTTAATAGGTAACTGTAACCATTTCCACCTACTAAATTGATACGGATACTTTTAATAGGTAGGAGAGAAACACTCCCCCTAACCCCATACACGCCAGGATAAGTAGGTTAACCATCCCAGGTTGGCAATTAGGTTAGCCCAGGCGGGACGATCTGTTTAACAGGTCGCTCCTCCGGAACTTGAAAAAATTCTGAATGACTGGATCCTCCGACTTGCGTTGGGGGCTACCAAACTGTTCGCCCCTGACGGAGCTTTTCAGTTTAAGCCGGTGCGTAGGGGAGCAGGGTAGAAAAAATCTACCCCCTGAAAGGAATATAGAATGATGTCATGGTATGGGTTTCAAGAAAAAAATCTCGCAGGAGGCAGTTTAAGTTTCCTGATTCCCCTGGGAACTTTTCTTGTAGAGTAAAGTCTTTATTGACAAATTATCAAAGGTTTCTCTTCCGGGGATATAAAAAGTAAAGCATTTGCCGATTAATGAAGAGGTCCTTGGTTTGTACGGTCAATGCTTTGCTCCTCTTTCCTTACGACTATGTGGATATTTTTATTACTTACTTTGTTGTTATCTCCCTTTTCTGCTATGGGAGCGGATTCAAAATCGATTCCTATGGGTTACGAGGAAGCCCGACATTTGCTCAATCGAACTTCCTTCGCCGCCGATGAGGGTCAGGTTCAAGAATTTGCTGGATTGACCCGGGAACAGGCTGTAGACAGGCTGTTGAGTTCTATTCAAACCCAGGCTCAAACGCCACCTCCGGAATGGGTCAATGAAGTCATATCTCTCCGAAAAATTCGAAGTATGAGTGAAGAAGAGCGAGAAAATTTCCGCAAGCGATATCGTGAATACGGAATTGAACTGCGGGCGTGGTGGTATCAGGAAATGTTGTCAACCCCTTCACCCTTCACCGAAAAGATGACGTTGTTCTGGCATAACCACTTTACCTCCAGCCTGCAAAAAGTTAAAGCACCCCAGTTCATGTATCATCAAAATGTACTCCTGCGGCAATATGCCTTAGGGAACTTTGGCGAGATGCTCCACGCGGTTTCTAAAGATCCTGCCATGATCGTCTATCTGGACAATGTCTCCAATCGTAAAGGTCAACCCAATGAAAACTTTGCCCGAGAAGTTATGGAACTGTTTACCCTGGGAGAAGGTCACTACACCGAACAAGACGTCAAAGAAGCCGCGCGGGCTTTTTCCGGCTGGAGTCTGGACCGTGAAACCGGACAGTTCCGTTTTTATCCCCATCTGCACGATGAAGGGTTAAAAACTATTCTCGGTCAGACGGGTAATTTCGATGGAGACGCCGTGTTGGATATTCTTTTGTCTAAACCTCAAACCGCGGAGTTTATTACCACTAAACTCTGGCGTGAGTTTATTTCCCCGACCCCTAACCCTAGGGAAGTTAAACGCATGGCCGCGTTATTCCGGGACAGTCATTACGACATCAAGACTTTAATGCGAGCCTTATTAACCTCTGAGGATTTCTATGCTAAAGAGAATCGGGGGGTTTTGATCAAGTCGCCCGTGGAGTTTATTGTGGGGACACTCCGTCAATTTAATATTCAACCTCCGGATATGCGGCCACTTGCGTTTGCTGCCCGTCAACTGGGACAGGATATTTTTATGCCACCCAATGTAAAAGGATGGCCGGGGGGCGAAAGCTGGATCAACAGCAACACCCTGTTGATCCGTAAACAATTACTGGAACATTTATTCCGGGCCAGGGAAATGCCGGATGGATCCGGTCCTATCCTTGAAAGATCGGCCATGGGAAGTTCTCAGGCCCTTCAATCTGATCTGGATTCAAAACCGAATTCCCCCTCTGACCGGGAGCCGAGGAAGATGACACGACTCCAACGGGCTCTAAACTTTCAGTTTGATAGTGACACCTGGTGTGCTCAATTCAAAGGGAACCTCATAGAAAAACAGAATCAGATGACCAGACTCCTCCTGGCGATAGAACCCTTACAAAAACCCCAACCCACAACCGATTGTATTGAATTTATCCGTCAATTGGTTTTAGATCCGGTTTATCAACTCAAGTAATCCGGAAAAA containing:
- a CDS encoding DUF1800 domain-containing protein, which codes for MGYEEARHLLNRTSFAADEGQVQEFAGLTREQAVDRLLSSIQTQAQTPPPEWVNEVISLRKIRSMSEEERENFRKRYREYGIELRAWWYQEMLSTPSPFTEKMTLFWHNHFTSSLQKVKAPQFMYHQNVLLRQYALGNFGEMLHAVSKDPAMIVYLDNVSNRKGQPNENFAREVMELFTLGEGHYTEQDVKEAARAFSGWSLDRETGQFRFYPHLHDEGLKTILGQTGNFDGDAVLDILLSKPQTAEFITTKLWREFISPTPNPREVKRMAALFRDSHYDIKTLMRALLTSEDFYAKENRGVLIKSPVEFIVGTLRQFNIQPPDMRPLAFAARQLGQDIFMPPNVKGWPGGESWINSNTLLIRKQLLEHLFRAREMPDGSGPILERSAMGSSQALQSDLDSKPNSPSDREPRKMTRLQRALNFQFDSDTWCAQFKGNLIEKQNQMTRLLLAIEPLQKPQPTTDCIEFIRQLVLDPVYQLK